In the Aneurinibacillus soli genome, one interval contains:
- the addB gene encoding helicase-exonuclease AddAB subunit AddB, with amino-acid sequence MSLRIIAGRAGSGKSAQCLTEIRDQLATSPLGSPLIYMVPPQMSFQAEQTLAGQQGMMRAQVLSFRRLAWNVLREAGGLARIHIDSTGIRMALRRILANHAGELKVFGRAASRAGFVEQLEGMYCELMRYNVGADDLEARRAALIEAAESLEGAGFLPDKLHDMQLIFGELEQMLAGRYLDSEHYLPLLASRLSDVRTLEGANVWIDGFETFTPQEMLVIASLLRTVNRVTVTLPLDRIYGEADGPNELDLFYTPAVAYERLVRLARESGVRVEDPVLLSPALPPRYGSNQALAHIEAHWSERPAPQYEGDASVIMLRTAANRRAEVDATARRIVALVREEGYRFRDIAVVVRNFDAYEHVFTTVFADYDLPFFLDEKRPMMHHPLTELIRSALEAVRYGWKYDAVFRCVKTDLLLVPQEKEELPVLRHSLDRLENYVLAHGIEGYRWTQSDSWTYRIYRGLDAELEAGDQSTDEARVERELNTLRHRVAKPLARLEEDLGKAKTVRAMCEALYDFLLACEIPGRLETWSEEARVNGQPEQARGHGQVWQAVITLMDQLVEVLGDEKLTLDLFADVVDAGLEDLKFSLVPPSFDQVLIGQLERSRFANVPCVFILGVNDGVIPARPPESGMLSDAEREALTATGIELAPGGRRRILDEELMLYRALASPRERLWVSCPLADEEGKALLPAPALKRLAEMVPRADQAFAADEPGDVPEEEQLSFITGPARALSRLIGLLGQWNKGYALAPLWWDVYNALYDRNRDELLLLTRGLFYRNEEARLPAPISKRLYGETIRASVSRMEKYKSCPFSHFATYGLKLKERELYRLEAPDIGQLFHAALKMVGDRLVEQNREWSSLEADQAHALAKEMVAELTPKLQKNILLSSRRNEYLSHKLTNVVGRAAAVLAVQARRSAFTPRALEVAFGMGDGGLPALEVELADGTRMQLIGRIDRVDGADGPGGLLLRVLDYKSSAKGLALEDVYFGLSLQMLVYLDVVLENAEAFFGQSAEAAGVLYFHVHNPMLAASRPLADDAIEAELHKQFKMKGLVLADPDVVRMMDNQLDTGYSDMLPVALKKDGSFYSSARVATAEQFTHLRGYVRTLMREIGTEITTGDVTIAPYWRRKRTACTYCSFKPVCQFDPLIEPGEYKVLRDPESDVMWSEMERRGGER; translated from the coding sequence GTGAGTTTACGAATCATAGCAGGCCGGGCTGGCAGTGGCAAAAGTGCGCAGTGCCTCACAGAAATTCGGGATCAGCTTGCGACTTCACCGCTCGGCAGCCCGCTTATTTATATGGTGCCGCCGCAGATGAGCTTTCAGGCTGAGCAGACACTTGCCGGGCAGCAAGGGATGATGCGGGCGCAAGTGCTTAGCTTCCGGCGTCTTGCCTGGAATGTACTGCGCGAAGCAGGGGGACTTGCGCGCATTCATATTGATAGTACAGGCATTCGAATGGCGCTGCGCCGTATTCTGGCGAATCACGCGGGCGAGCTGAAAGTGTTCGGACGGGCCGCCTCGCGCGCGGGATTCGTCGAGCAGCTAGAAGGCATGTACTGCGAGCTTATGCGCTATAACGTAGGCGCAGATGACTTGGAAGCACGCCGAGCTGCACTTATCGAAGCAGCTGAATCGCTGGAAGGGGCGGGATTTCTGCCGGATAAGCTACATGATATGCAGCTCATTTTTGGAGAGCTTGAGCAGATGCTTGCCGGACGGTATTTGGACAGTGAACACTACCTGCCGCTTCTTGCCTCTCGCTTGTCGGATGTTCGAACTCTCGAAGGGGCGAATGTATGGATTGATGGGTTCGAGACGTTTACACCGCAAGAGATGCTTGTCATTGCTTCGCTTTTGCGTACGGTGAACCGGGTTACGGTTACCCTGCCGCTTGACCGGATATATGGAGAAGCAGACGGGCCGAATGAGCTGGATTTGTTTTATACACCGGCTGTGGCGTATGAACGTCTTGTTCGATTGGCGCGGGAGAGTGGCGTACGGGTGGAAGACCCGGTTCTGCTGTCACCTGCCTTGCCGCCACGCTATGGTAGTAATCAGGCGCTTGCTCACATAGAAGCGCACTGGTCGGAGCGCCCGGCTCCTCAGTATGAGGGAGATGCATCGGTGATTATGCTGCGCACAGCTGCGAATCGACGTGCAGAAGTGGATGCCACAGCCCGCCGCATTGTGGCGCTTGTACGAGAAGAAGGCTATCGCTTCCGGGATATTGCAGTTGTGGTGCGCAATTTTGACGCATATGAGCATGTGTTTACGACGGTGTTCGCCGATTATGATCTGCCGTTCTTCCTCGATGAGAAGCGTCCCATGATGCATCATCCGCTGACCGAACTCATTCGTTCGGCGCTAGAAGCAGTGCGCTATGGGTGGAAATACGATGCAGTATTCCGCTGCGTGAAGACGGACTTGCTGCTGGTGCCGCAGGAGAAGGAAGAGCTACCTGTCCTGCGCCATAGCCTGGATCGGCTTGAGAATTATGTGCTGGCTCACGGCATCGAGGGCTACCGCTGGACACAGTCGGATTCGTGGACGTACCGCATCTACCGTGGGCTGGACGCGGAACTGGAAGCAGGTGATCAGTCGACGGACGAAGCCCGCGTAGAACGTGAATTGAACACCCTGCGCCATCGGGTTGCGAAACCACTGGCTCGCCTGGAAGAGGATCTCGGAAAAGCGAAAACGGTGCGGGCGATGTGCGAAGCATTGTATGACTTTTTACTAGCCTGTGAGATTCCGGGCCGCCTTGAGACATGGAGTGAAGAAGCACGGGTGAACGGGCAGCCGGAGCAGGCACGGGGGCATGGGCAAGTATGGCAGGCGGTCATTACACTGATGGATCAGCTGGTGGAAGTGCTTGGAGATGAGAAACTGACACTTGATCTATTTGCAGATGTGGTCGATGCCGGATTAGAAGATTTGAAGTTTTCTTTAGTGCCGCCTTCGTTTGACCAGGTGCTAATCGGACAACTAGAGCGCAGTCGGTTTGCGAATGTGCCGTGTGTGTTTATTCTCGGCGTGAACGATGGTGTTATTCCGGCACGTCCCCCGGAGAGTGGGATGTTGTCGGATGCGGAGCGGGAGGCACTGACAGCGACCGGGATTGAACTTGCACCGGGTGGACGCCGCCGTATTCTGGATGAAGAGCTGATGTTGTACAGGGCGCTTGCTTCTCCGCGTGAACGGTTGTGGGTGAGTTGCCCACTCGCGGATGAAGAGGGCAAGGCACTTCTTCCGGCCCCGGCCTTGAAGCGCCTTGCCGAGATGGTTCCACGTGCTGATCAAGCATTTGCTGCGGATGAACCGGGAGATGTGCCAGAAGAAGAACAGCTTTCGTTTATAACCGGGCCTGCGCGGGCATTATCCCGCCTGATTGGACTGCTTGGGCAGTGGAACAAAGGATATGCGCTTGCGCCACTCTGGTGGGATGTGTATAACGCGCTGTATGACCGGAACCGGGATGAGCTTCTGTTGCTTACGCGCGGGCTGTTCTACCGCAATGAAGAAGCGCGTCTGCCCGCACCGATTAGCAAGCGGCTGTATGGGGAGACCATTCGGGCAAGCGTGTCGCGGATGGAGAAATACAAGTCGTGCCCGTTCTCCCATTTCGCTACGTATGGGTTGAAGTTAAAAGAACGGGAGTTGTATCGGCTCGAAGCTCCAGACATTGGTCAGTTGTTTCACGCCGCACTTAAGATGGTCGGGGATCGACTGGTGGAGCAGAACCGGGAATGGAGTAGCCTAGAAGCAGATCAGGCGCATGCTCTGGCGAAAGAAATGGTAGCAGAGCTGACGCCGAAGCTGCAGAAAAATATATTGCTTAGCTCACGGCGCAATGAGTATTTGTCCCATAAGTTGACGAATGTTGTGGGGCGAGCTGCGGCTGTGCTTGCTGTTCAGGCGCGGCGCAGCGCATTCACACCACGGGCGCTGGAAGTAGCATTTGGCATGGGAGATGGCGGACTGCCTGCACTCGAAGTCGAGTTGGCGGACGGAACTCGTATGCAGCTAATCGGGCGCATTGACCGGGTAGACGGTGCGGATGGGCCAGGTGGACTTCTGCTACGTGTGCTGGATTACAAGTCAAGTGCGAAGGGGTTGGCGCTTGAAGATGTGTATTTTGGCCTGTCGCTGCAAATGCTTGTGTATCTGGATGTCGTGCTGGAAAATGCGGAGGCGTTTTTCGGACAATCTGCAGAGGCTGCTGGGGTGCTGTATTTCCACGTCCACAATCCAATGCTTGCTGCCAGTCGTCCGCTTGCGGATGACGCGATTGAAGCGGAGCTGCATAAGCAATTCAAAATGAAAGGACTTGTGCTTGCCGACCCGGATGTGGTGCGCATGATGGACAATCAGCTTGACACTGGCTATTCTGATATGCTGCCAGTCGCACTTAAAAAGGACGGATCGTTTTACAGCAGTGCCAGAGTGGCGACAGCGGAGCAGTTCACGCATCTGCGTGGGTATGTGCGGACGCTGATGCGCGAGATTGGTACAGAAATTACGACCGGAGACGTTACGATTGCACCGTACTGGAGAAGGAAGCGTACGGCTTGTACGTACTGTTCCTTTAAGCCGGTTTGTCAGTTCGACCCGTTGATCGAACCGGGGGAATACAAGGTGCTACGCGATCCGGAAAGCGATGTTATGTGGAGTGAAATGGAGCGCAGAGGGGGAGAGAGATGA
- a CDS encoding nitroreductase family protein, which produces MDYTAFKDIIHGRRSVRKFTEQDVPIEEIDEIMDCARYAPSDTNSQTWEFIVIKNKDTIKAIEQMTWDALHKKAEEAGQRGFEKEGKLLTRSFGPYATAFADAPVLIVCLATPYRSKFREKIFDPVQFVPPAIWDEEGIKSSCLAIQNLMLAAHVRGLGTCAMTGPILLAQDKMAEYLQVDPEKQINMVVALGYPKDQPKKLPRKEVSEIVKYVL; this is translated from the coding sequence TTGGATTATACTGCATTCAAAGACATTATTCATGGAAGACGGAGCGTTCGTAAATTTACCGAACAAGATGTTCCTATAGAAGAAATTGACGAAATTATGGACTGTGCCCGGTATGCGCCGAGTGACACGAATTCGCAAACGTGGGAATTTATTGTGATCAAAAACAAAGATACGATTAAAGCGATTGAACAAATGACATGGGATGCTTTACATAAAAAAGCGGAAGAGGCAGGACAGAGAGGATTTGAAAAGGAAGGCAAGCTGCTTACTCGCTCGTTCGGCCCGTATGCGACTGCTTTTGCTGATGCCCCTGTCTTGATTGTCTGTCTGGCTACTCCGTATCGTTCTAAGTTCCGTGAGAAAATTTTTGATCCGGTGCAATTCGTACCCCCAGCGATCTGGGATGAAGAAGGGATTAAAAGCAGTTGTTTAGCGATTCAGAACCTGATGTTAGCGGCTCATGTACGAGGACTCGGGACTTGTGCGATGACAGGACCGATTCTACTCGCGCAAGATAAAATGGCGGAGTATTTGCAAGTCGATCCAGAAAAGCAAATCAACATGGTCGTTGCTCTGGGGTATCCAAAAGACCAGCCTAAGAAGTTACCGCGCAAGGAAGTTAGTGAAATTGTGAAGTACGTTTTGTAA
- a CDS encoding YfhE family protein — protein MSSRQSRPIERPHKLSKTQEVLYNHEFKMADQVGGYRNQTRSRSQNTNTSEKHS, from the coding sequence ATGAGCAGCCGTCAATCCCGACCAATCGAACGTCCGCATAAGTTGTCCAAAACACAGGAAGTGCTGTATAACCACGAGTTCAAAATGGCCGATCAGGTCGGTGGGTACCGCAATCAGACACGTTCCCGCAGCCAGAATACAAACACGTCCGAAAAACACTCGTAA
- a CDS encoding DNA topoisomerase III produces MKSLVLAEKPSVAKEIARVLGCTQKNKSHFEGPKYVVTWALGHLVELAEPEDYDPKYKTWKLEDLPIIPDKMRLKTIRETSHQFRAVSQLVKRNDLKDLIIATDAGREGELVARWIMELVKWKKPFYRLWISSQTDKAIRDGFAHLKPGHDYDNLYQSAVCRAEADWLIGLNSTRALTSKYNAQLAAGRVQTPTLAMMMDREKEIESFKPLEYWTIEANFGAFKGMWRDAANQDSRLFDKSRAEAIRERVENGQGKVVRVKTIEKTEPQPLAYDLTELQRDANKKYGFSAKQTSNVLQRLYEQYKLVTYPRTDSRHLTSDMVDTLKSRLDRIEVGPYAPLVRPLLKLSKLPITKRIVDDTKVTDHHAIIPTEEPVRLGELTNDERKLYDLIVRRFIALFYPVYKYDSLQVTVDVASEMLYANGRTVTDAGWKTVYGMEAVPGDEANSDELADQSLPTLTEGAVLAVTRCEMRSQMTKPPLRFTESDLLTRMEKHNLGTPATRADIIEKLVKSDTIERQGTRLHPTKKGQQLIKLVARELRSPELTAKWEQELENIARGRGNASQFLSSIREQTGKLVKEIRTSDVEYKPHNVTGSKCPECGKNLQEFKGKRGKQLICPDRECGYRRAAEAQVSNHRCPQCHKKMEIRTGKAGKFFQCKPCGIVEKLEDVKGGGKKVTKREEKQLVQKYAKDETFSSSLGDLLKAALEKQGKNE; encoded by the coding sequence ATGAAATCACTCGTACTGGCGGAAAAGCCGAGCGTGGCGAAAGAAATCGCCCGTGTGCTCGGCTGCACGCAGAAAAATAAAAGCCATTTTGAAGGTCCAAAATATGTGGTGACCTGGGCGCTTGGTCATCTCGTCGAACTGGCGGAGCCAGAAGACTACGATCCGAAATACAAGACGTGGAAGCTTGAGGATTTGCCGATCATCCCGGACAAAATGCGGCTGAAAACCATTCGGGAAACATCGCACCAGTTCCGCGCGGTTTCACAGCTTGTGAAGCGGAATGACCTAAAGGATCTGATCATCGCAACCGATGCGGGCCGGGAAGGTGAGCTTGTTGCTCGCTGGATTATGGAGCTTGTGAAGTGGAAGAAGCCGTTCTACCGCCTATGGATTTCCTCGCAGACCGATAAGGCGATTCGGGACGGATTTGCGCATCTGAAGCCCGGGCATGACTATGACAACTTGTATCAGTCGGCGGTCTGCCGGGCGGAAGCGGACTGGCTGATCGGGCTGAATAGTACGCGGGCGCTTACAAGCAAGTACAACGCCCAGCTAGCGGCGGGACGTGTGCAAACGCCGACGCTTGCGATGATGATGGACCGCGAGAAAGAAATTGAATCATTCAAGCCACTCGAATACTGGACCATTGAAGCGAACTTCGGTGCGTTTAAAGGCATGTGGCGCGACGCTGCGAATCAGGATAGTCGCCTATTTGACAAAAGTCGGGCAGAAGCGATACGTGAGCGGGTGGAGAATGGGCAGGGTAAAGTCGTTCGTGTCAAAACAATAGAAAAAACCGAGCCGCAACCGCTTGCCTACGATTTGACCGAGCTGCAGCGGGACGCGAATAAAAAGTATGGATTTTCTGCGAAGCAGACGTCAAATGTGCTGCAGCGGTTATATGAGCAGTACAAGCTTGTCACGTATCCGCGTACCGATTCACGCCACTTGACAAGTGATATGGTCGATACGCTCAAAAGCCGACTTGACCGTATCGAAGTGGGCCCATATGCGCCGCTTGTGCGCCCGCTTTTGAAGTTATCGAAGCTACCGATCACGAAGCGGATTGTCGATGATACGAAAGTCACGGACCACCATGCGATCATCCCGACAGAAGAGCCGGTGCGATTAGGTGAATTGACGAACGACGAGCGTAAGCTATATGACTTGATTGTGCGCCGATTTATCGCACTTTTCTATCCGGTATATAAATATGATAGTCTCCAGGTGACCGTTGATGTGGCGAGTGAGATGTTGTACGCGAATGGCCGGACGGTGACCGATGCGGGCTGGAAAACAGTATACGGCATGGAAGCTGTACCAGGGGATGAGGCGAACAGCGACGAGCTGGCAGACCAGTCACTTCCGACACTGACAGAAGGGGCTGTGCTTGCGGTGACACGATGTGAGATGCGCAGCCAGATGACGAAGCCGCCGCTTCGTTTTACAGAGTCTGATCTGCTTACTCGTATGGAGAAGCACAATCTGGGTACCCCGGCGACGCGCGCCGATATTATTGAGAAGCTCGTGAAGTCTGATACGATAGAGCGGCAGGGTACGCGCCTGCACCCGACGAAAAAAGGTCAGCAGCTTATTAAGCTCGTCGCCCGTGAACTGCGCTCTCCGGAGTTAACAGCGAAATGGGAACAGGAACTCGAAAACATCGCGCGTGGTCGCGGCAATGCCAGTCAATTCCTTTCAAGTATCCGCGAGCAGACAGGCAAGCTCGTCAAGGAAATCCGTACAAGCGATGTGGAATACAAGCCACACAACGTGACAGGCTCGAAATGCCCGGAATGCGGCAAGAATTTGCAGGAATTCAAGGGCAAGCGAGGCAAGCAGCTGATCTGTCCGGATCGTGAGTGCGGCTACCGTCGCGCTGCCGAAGCCCAAGTATCGAATCATCGCTGTCCACAGTGTCATAAGAAGATGGAGATTCGAACCGGAAAAGCGGGCAAGTTCTTCCAATGTAAGCCGTGCGGCATTGTTGAAAAGCTAGAGGATGTAAAAGGCGGCGGCAAGAAGGTAACAAAGCGTGAGGAGAAGCAGCTCGTGCAGAAATATGCGAAGGATGAAACGTTCTCATCGAGTCTCGGCGATTTGCTGAAAGCAGCGCTTGAGAAGCAAGGGAAGAACGAATAG
- a CDS encoding squalene/phytoene synthase family protein, with product MTEIEILHKEAMDMLLATSRTFFIPIHHLPSGLQEAIAAAYLCMRAIDEIEDHPTLPSDIKIHLLRSISLLLEESAEETELAQLLQPYHALLPDVTLRLADWIKLSPSTITPNILKSTAIMSTGMADWVAKEWKITSQEDLDDYTFYVAGLVGILLSEVWKWFNSHVETDQKLAVAFGRGLQAVNIIRNRDEDLARGTDFFPDGWTKDDMFAYARRNLELANQYVGDIESGPVLTFCRIPLLLAHGTLDALARGEEKLSRAAVESLVNQVTEGK from the coding sequence ATGACAGAAATAGAAATTTTACATAAAGAGGCCATGGATATGCTGTTAGCAACCAGCCGAACGTTCTTTATCCCCATTCACCATTTACCATCCGGACTACAAGAAGCTATTGCAGCCGCCTATCTTTGTATGAGAGCGATTGATGAGATAGAAGATCATCCGACACTTCCTTCCGATATCAAAATTCACCTGCTGCGCTCTATTAGTTTACTTTTAGAGGAATCCGCCGAAGAAACTGAACTAGCACAATTATTGCAGCCTTATCACGCTCTATTACCAGACGTCACCTTGCGATTGGCAGATTGGATCAAGCTCAGCCCGTCCACCATTACCCCTAATATTTTGAAATCAACCGCCATCATGTCAACCGGAATGGCCGACTGGGTTGCAAAAGAGTGGAAGATTACAAGCCAAGAAGATCTGGATGACTATACATTCTATGTCGCAGGTTTAGTCGGTATCTTACTCTCGGAAGTATGGAAATGGTTCAATAGTCATGTGGAAACCGATCAAAAATTGGCTGTAGCCTTTGGCCGTGGTTTACAAGCGGTTAATATTATTCGCAATCGTGACGAAGATCTCGCCCGAGGAACCGATTTTTTTCCTGATGGATGGACGAAAGACGACATGTTTGCGTATGCAAGGCGCAATCTGGAATTAGCCAATCAATATGTGGGCGATATTGAATCGGGTCCGGTTCTTACCTTTTGCCGTATCCCCCTTCTGCTTGCTCACGGCACGCTCGATGCGTTAGCCAGAGGCGAGGAAAAACTAAGTCGGGCTGCTGTCGAAAGTCTCGTAAATCAGGTGACCGAAGGAAAATAG
- a CDS encoding response regulator, whose amino-acid sequence MRAMLVDDEEMALDVLEILCKEIGGVTVIGKYRNPFDAVEAVQTQEVDVVFLDVEMPGINGLQTAEKMMRLDDHVHIVFVTAYNQYAVEAFEINAIDYLLKPVRKERLKKTIERLHHTRIVQTGLHKEKESHQARVCCLGTFVLYDKDGQQVKWRTRKTKELFAYLWHHRGQAVHRDKIMVDLWSDLEGEKASSLLHTSMYHLRSTLKKMRFAKPVLFSDEKYALNVQELVSDVEEIEQRIKESIENVSDASLEMMLTTYKGDYMGEEAFHWASGYRKQVREMYSSWLDANTKRCQDKKTKERLLYQLVIMEPYRDEYCYRLMNHYISAGDIPQALSVYHDFEKLLARELREEPGPKIRDLYIQASRFL is encoded by the coding sequence ATGAGGGCAATGCTGGTAGATGATGAAGAGATGGCATTGGATGTACTGGAAATACTGTGTAAGGAAATTGGGGGAGTAACCGTTATCGGCAAATACCGCAACCCTTTTGATGCAGTGGAGGCAGTACAAACACAAGAGGTCGATGTTGTATTTCTTGATGTTGAAATGCCAGGCATCAATGGATTGCAAACAGCGGAAAAAATGATGCGCCTCGATGATCATGTACATATCGTTTTTGTGACAGCGTATAATCAATATGCGGTGGAAGCTTTTGAGATTAACGCGATCGATTACTTATTGAAGCCTGTACGAAAAGAACGGTTGAAAAAAACCATAGAGAGACTTCACCACACTCGGATTGTCCAAACAGGACTACATAAAGAAAAGGAATCCCATCAGGCCAGGGTTTGTTGCCTGGGGACGTTTGTGCTATATGATAAAGACGGGCAGCAGGTAAAATGGCGAACGAGAAAGACAAAAGAGCTATTTGCTTATTTATGGCATCATCGTGGTCAGGCAGTCCATCGGGATAAAATTATGGTCGATTTATGGTCAGATCTGGAAGGGGAAAAGGCATCTTCTCTCCTTCATACGAGTATGTATCATCTACGAAGTACATTAAAAAAGATGAGATTTGCGAAGCCGGTTCTTTTCTCAGATGAGAAGTATGCGTTGAACGTACAAGAGTTGGTGAGTGATGTGGAAGAAATAGAGCAACGAATAAAAGAGAGTATCGAAAATGTAAGCGACGCCTCGTTAGAAATGATGTTGACCACATATAAAGGTGATTATATGGGCGAAGAAGCTTTTCACTGGGCGAGTGGATACCGAAAGCAAGTACGGGAAATGTATAGTAGCTGGCTGGACGCGAATACAAAACGCTGTCAGGATAAGAAGACAAAAGAGCGGCTATTATACCAATTGGTTATAATGGAGCCCTATCGAGATGAATATTGTTATAGGTTGATGAATCATTATATAAGTGCAGGAGATATTCCTCAGGCGCTATCCGTGTATCATGATTTCGAAAAACTGCTGGCTAGAGAGTTGCGGGAGGAGCCTGGGCCAAAAATAAGAGATTTATATATACAAGCCTCTCGTTTTTTATAA